ATTTTTGTAGGATAAATGTACTTATATTAGCCCtagagtgaggcccgaccccctagTGTTTGCTGGGATTGGATGTCATGAAGGATCAGGGAGTTTTGATTAACTGAAACTGATAAGTAAAAAGTGTGCgtttattaggggtaaaagctgacatagctgctcgatgttccaaccattggtgaagacctcgccgttgatggtttttagcttgtaggcacctggccagagtacctccatgatgatgtatggtccctcccattggcagggagagcttgtggcgatccttgttgctctagatgaggcagagagtaggtccccgatgttgaaggcctgaccctacACTCATTGGCTATGGTACCATCAGCAatgcctactggtacttggccgagtggaggagggTGACATCGCGAGCttcgtccagctggtccatggcatcctcatgggatgactcggctccctgttcgtcgtacacCCTAATCCTTGgcactccatagtcaaggtcggttgggaggaagGCCTCGGAattgtagaccatgaagaagggcatgtagccggtggctcaactgggggttgtcctcaggctccaaagtgggtttgaggccttgtaggaccatgtcattcACGTGTTCCACCTGCCCATTCATTCGAGGGGTGTGCTACGGAGGCCTAGTCGACACGGATGTGATGTTCATCGCAAAATTAGAGGAACTTCTTCCCTAGTGAATTGTGTgccattgttcatgatgatggagttcaagactccgaagcgatggacgatgtcgaggaagaacagcatggcctGCTCatgatttgatcgtggagatcggccgagcttctatccattttgtaaacttgtcaatggtgataaggaagtgagtgtagcccctgggcgcctttttgagtggtccaaccagatcgagtcCTCAGACTATGAACGGCcaagtgatggggatcgtctggagtgcttgggccggtaggtgagtctaccgagcatagtactagcacccttcgtaggtgcgtacaatttgctcagcaTTGGCTACCGCattaggccagtagaagcccgGTCAGAATGCGTTTTTGACTAGGGTTCTGGGCGTGGCATGGTGActatagaccccaccatggatatcgctcagcaaacgcTTCTCCTGTTTGAAGTGGATGCAGCActataggatcctagtgtggcttcgcttatagagttcaccctccacaagaacaaaggacttggcgcgacgtgcgagccGTAGAGCCTCCGTCCTATTTGTCGGTAgtgtgtcacggaggaggtagtcgaggtagagcgttCTCTAGTCAACCAaagggtcgggctctgtcgctagatcctctttgagctccatgacttcgaAGCCGGATGTAGTCGACAGTTGGTCAGCCCCCAGGCCAGGATTGGACGGACCATCACCGCCCTATTCTAACTCCTCATAGGCAAATCGAGGGCTCGTGCAGGTCGCTGGCGAAGATGCCCATTGGCACCAGCTCTTGGCCAGGTGTAGCTTTCGTAAGCGCGTCAGCTACCTCGTTGAgacacctcgggatgtgattgagattgaggccatcgaacttgtccttcAACCGACGGACTTCTcggtagtatgcagccatcttggtgtcatggcaacttgactccttcatgacctggtcgacgacCAGCTGGGAATCTCCTCAaacatcgaggcatcggatgcccaactcgatggccaCGTGTatgcctttgctgagtgcctcatattcggccacgttgttggaggaggggaaatggagatggaccatgtacctcatgcgtacacCAAGGGGTGacacaaagactagtcctgcactggtgcccttcttcattagcgatccatcaaagtacattgtccagtattcttgatcgacgaccgctggtggcatttggacctcggtccactccacgatgcaatcagccaacacctgggacttgatcgccattcgggaggcatatgtaatgccctgacccatcagctcgagtgcccattttgtggttcttcccatggcatcctagttCTAGACAACCTCGCCATGGGGTAAGGACGTCACAACTGTCACcgaatgtgactcgaagtagtgacgtagcttcctcttggtgataaggaCAGCGTATAGAagcttttggatttgggggtagcgggtatTTGAGTCACAtaggaccttgctgatgaagtacatagggtgttgtactttgagggcgtgcccctcttcttctcgctccaccactagggcagcgctgaccacttgtgtggtggctgtgatgtagagcagaagtggttctcCCATGgcaggaggaactaggatcgaggcCTTCATTAGGAGctacttaaccatgtcaagtaCTTCATGGGCCTCGGAATGTCCATTCAAACTGATCGGCTTTCTTAagaagttgataaagggggagacctcgtttcgtcgaggcatgagatgaaatggatgagcatggcgaggcaccctgtaactcgttgCACCCCTTTACattctaaattgggcccatccttgtgatagctaagatcttctctgggttggcttcgatgccacgcttagagacgatgaaaccaagcagcatgcctctcgggaccccaaaaacgcacttctcgggattgaagTTTGATGTCATTTGCTTGGAGTTTTATAAAGGTTTTCTCAAGATCGGCTATGAGGTGGTCAACCCATTTGGATTTGCACCacaatgtcatcaacgtaggcctcaacggtccacccaatgaggtccccaaaacacttgagcatacaacgctggtatgtggccctagCATTTTTTAGACCAAACAAGCATTATGAcatagcaaaacgatccgaagggggtgatgatcGATGTTGCGAGctggttagactctttcatcatgatttgatggtacccaagtacacatcaaggaagcagagggtttcgcaccctgaggtggagtcaactatttaGTCTATGCGCGACAAAGGAAacgatcctttgggcatgctttgttgagacctgtgtagtcaacacacaaccTTCATTTCCCATTCTTATTTCGCACAACAACAAGATTGgataaccactctaggtggtacacttccttgatgaatctggccgccaGAAGCTTTGTGATTTCCTCGCTGATGGTCCTacgtttcccctcgtcgaagcgacataAGCGCtatttcaccagcttggagcctggacggatcttcaaggcatgctcggcaacttccctcgggatgcctggcacgtccaagggtttccacgcaaagatgtatttgttggcatggaggaagtcgatgagcgcgcttttctatttagaggaaagtgtggtgccaatgcgcaccaccttgTCATTGGAGCTatcaggatctatgaggacctctttagaGCCCTCCGTAGGTTTGAAAGACCTGGTTGACTTTttggggtcgggcgcttcttcggtgacctccttcttgatggcagCGAGCTCtctggaggcgacgattgccgtgGCATGAttacagcactcgacctcgcattcataggtgcgctggaaggaggtgctgacggtgatgaccccaccaGGACTCGGTATCATTAGTTTGagatatgtatagttggggatggccatgaacttcgcgtagcacggacatcctaggatggcgtggtaggttccaagAAACCCAACAATCTCGAAGGTGAGGATTTtcgtcctataattggatggatccccgaaggtaatgggcagatcgatctgcccaggTGGCATGGCATGCTTTctgggcacgatgccatggaaaggtgctttgGTTGGGCGGATGTGTGTCTAGTCGATGCCCATTTCgttgagcgtcttggcatacatgatgttgagcccgctgcctccatccatcagtacttttgtgagccgctTTATGCTGATGATTGGGTTGACCATGAGCGAGTACCTCCCCAAACGCGGgatgctctctgggtggtcggtctgatcgaaggttatggcagactttgaccatcggaggaaggtaggtgTGGCCCGTTTGGTCGTATAGACTTCGCGGTGCGTGATCTTCTGacgatgtttggagtcataggctgtcgatcctccaaagatcatgaggcagtcgtccggtgttggaaagccaccatccttcccttGGTGTCGTCTGTGGTGGGGTCAGGGTCCTTCCTatgctctcctttgttggagccttcggacaagaactgcctcatgaggctgcagtccttgtacagatgcttgaccaagaaggcatggttcgggcatggcccctcgagtaatttttctaaatggttcggagtgccctccgtgggcttccaaccacccCTGCGGTCAGCGGTGGCCACTAGCGAGCCCTCGCACCAttacttcttgttcttccttttggcggaatgattggaggtgccttcgtcggcgtcctcgtcccgccttgccttgccatcgagatgatcgaagatcgctctgaccgcttcctctctagaggcatggctggtggcgatgtctaggagttctttggtggttcataggcccttgcgtcctagcttatgaaccagagactcataggtggtcccgaATAGGAAACCTCCTATAATGTCAATGTCGACAACGTTaggaagctcattgcactgctgggagaagcaccaaatgtacccacggagggtttcaccggccttctatcggtagttcttgaggtcccatggattCCCAGGGCACTTGtaggtgccctggaagttccccacaaagatcacCTTTAGGTTCGCCTAACTGTGAATTTCGTTGGAcaataggtgttccaaccacgctcgtgctgaatcagccaagaacagtggaaggttgtggataatgaagtcatcattgtccacaccactggcttgacaggcaagccgatagtcttcgagccatagtctagggtttgtttctcTAGAGTACTTCAGAATATTGGTTGGTGgttggtaccttggcgggaaggcggcgttgaggatgtgttggtcGAAGGCCTAAGGCCCCAGCAAGTCGGGGCTCAAGCTTTGTTCCTCGCcattgtcgtagcgtccgccacgctGAGGGTGATAGTCGCGTCTAGCTCCATCTCTCGAGTCATCGTGGGTGCATCTAcgagcatcgagggtgttgcgtgCGTCATGGTCATGGCCGAGACGCTAACGTACCGGGACCACAGAGCGCTTCCTACTTCCTCAGGGTTCTTGGTGAACCAACGCATTCCTGCTGGGATGCTccgagggcatgcgctggctagcatcgagcttgcatcgctgagacaatgagctttcagcctgctgcgccgccgcacgctcgagcagcgtgtgaatctcatggtgggcccaatgatcctcagGCGTCGTGGCCTCTAGAAGACCATGGAGCAAGGCTGCCATAGCGGCAATGTTTTGGCTTTCCCGGGTGaagcgaggaagggcttcattgtcggtgatgatcctttggttcacgtCATGGGTCATGGCACATGCACGCTCACTGTCTCTGTGGTGCTCGATTTCCTGATCGAGCTCTGTGCATTCCTGCTTGAGCTAGAGCCACGCTTCCTATATCTCTCAGTGTcaggcttttagctgctccacccacatgcgaggtggggccgctgtctccCCCTCATCCATGTCACCGAGGTTGTTCACGGGGTAGCATCCTCCTCGCGAATGCTCTCGATGTGTCCCTCGGGGACACCCGTCATGAAACATTCATGGGAGGGATGATGGCTttccctactagagtcagagcttGATAGTGACTCTGGCTCCTCTactaggaggtcatggaaagattccatgacatgtTCAATCACCCCCACAAATTCATCGTTCATGGGAGGTGGGAACATGCATTGTGccataaggtggccaacggtcgctgtggcattgcggagaccaaacggaaGCACTATCGGGGTGCTCCGTATgaggtgttctagagagaggggttCCCCTCCGATGAGTCACGCCATGACATTGGCATcaaagaaggtgaggtggcgtgggTCCTCCTTGGATGGCTAGGGTCCTAGGGAGATACCGAGCTAGCGCCCAAGCCTCCCGTAGTCAAGGCCGATGgaagggagaggttggatggcagcGTGAGTAAATGCCAACTCTCCACCCACTGTGATGATAAAGTCTAGGTCCCCCAAATGCACGTGTGCACCCGAGACCTAGCTGATATCATGGCTAGCCATCTGTGGCCTAATGTTAATGTCAGAATGCACAAAGGCCCCTActtggcgtgccaactatcggtgttttgagtaaacaccaacgagtaaatttgtattattatgtgttggacctagatggtgtgctaaaagatagAAGGTTTATACTGGattaggcagaatgtccctatgtctagtttgcggctgctgctcgtgttattagcattgAAAGGTTTGTAGGAGGGGttataaacgggcgagagaggaaaagatcccaagtctctgatagaaagGTCAAATGGGTGCTGAGAGTTTGGTCACTGCTTAACTATGTTTGATGTGTGGTATGTTGATTCGAGTCCccctagtggggtgccctgccttccctttgatagaccaaggggaagcaagGATTACAGATAGGAGAGAGAAGAAAAACAAGAGGCCAAGAAGGTCCTTAAAAGATGTTGGGTTTTCCTTTTCCTCCAAGTGAGCCCCGCTGACACGACAAatggtgctagggatagctccatgctaggTGCATGTCAGCTGATCTTGATAGGGTCATGCCCTAGCTTtgtcagcaagtggtcatgtcccatctcACCTCGGCGAGCGATGCGATGGACCAGGGCGCTGAACtatgaccctacggggagtagaCGGCATAGTGACCCCACGTCCGTTattatagatgatgtgagtttcctcctagaccatagtggtcaTCATATGCTTCTGTTAGATCTGTGCCCGTGGGCAAATGTTGGCGCCCATAATACAATAGgacaaatgtcagcgcccacaacactgtttgggctctgacatgcctagaagggcttaaaccgcccatcttgtcatatcctgatggtactttcctacaagcgtgcagggtatggtcctcagtattgcggttgacttgagcgccccaCCTTATCTGCGCGCGTACTTATGAAGGAGCAGCAcatagtcgtcgggcgaggcggagccagccctcggacatcgggtgaggcggagccagccctcaaatgtcgggcgaggtggagcctgcccatggacatcaggcgaggtggagcctaccctaggatgtcgggtgaggtggaatcagccctcagacatcgagcgaggcaaagccagccctcagacattgagcgaggcagagctagccctcgaatgtcgggcgagacagagcctaccctcagacgtcgggtgaggtggagccagccctcggacgtcgggcgaggtggaacctgcCTTCaaacatcaggcgaggcagagccagcatttgggggtcggacgagacagagtTAACCCTCGGTCGTTGTGCGAGAGGTGTAGTCACGTTCTTGTCTATTTGgaagcatcaacatttgatgattattagctcctcctctttgggtaccccattATTCGGTCCCCGACAAACACCCAAACCAAGCCATTACCAAAAGCTGCAGCGCTCTACATACTCATCGgagtggtctagtggtagcaccCGAGCGATCCGGTGTGGTCTGACAAGTTGACCATTGGAGGTCTCACATCTAGTGCAGTCTTCGGTGTGACACTAGATAACCTAGTGAGTTGAATATCCCTCCTATCTTCACTGCAACCCTCTTTGGACAAATAGTTGGGTGGCCACTCCGGTGCTGTCACCGACGTATCTGGTGAGTCTTCCAACACCAGGCTTCTCCACTCACTGACACCTTGCGTTCCGGTGCTCCTTAGCACCTTACACCGGATCGATCCGATGCTCTTGTTGCAACCGCCCCTGAACAGTGCACGGGTATGGTCCGGTACGATGCTTCCTTCTATCTAACACCGAAGCAATTCGATTTTTTACAAAAAAATGCAACCAACTTCGTTTCTTCGTGTGTCTTTGTTCGGGCTTGTTttatcttgtgtcttggtcttttAGCATCACTTGTACGTAAGTCTTCTACAAGTCTTATAATGTCTTGTACTACGCCTGcaggtatttataggggcggctcatgtGCATTTGTAGTCGtggttttgccagccgcccctaagCAACCGTGGCTACAAATGCccggtttgtaggggcggttggctagtcgtctctacaaatcgatttgtaggggcagctgaatATTAAGTCGCCCCAACAAATCAatttccaaaaatcatgaaaaaattgccaaaaaatagcaaatttttttaacCCGGGGAGGCCCCCACTAGTCAACCACACACCCCCTTCGTAGCCACAGCATTTTTTGTGCGATTTATGAAGACTTCGCGTCGGCTAGGATTCAAACTTGCGACCTCGGCCTCGTGGACTCCCTCCTCTAATCACTACACCACACTGTTACTTGTGTTTATGCTACATTTTCTTTCCCCACATATTATCCTAAATcgagcataaattgattatttgaTGCCCTAAatgaattaaaataaaaaatttgctagctacaaagttttataactttttgagatctacaactttcattttggtagtttctccatctgagatcgtttacaaaatttgaatttcaaatttgagaaattcaaacatagttttcattGACAAGATcatttcaaatcaaaaaattataaactacaaagtttcataactttttaagatctacaacttttatttttgc
The nucleotide sequence above comes from Miscanthus floridulus cultivar M001 chromosome 18, ASM1932011v1, whole genome shotgun sequence. Encoded proteins:
- the LOC136523625 gene encoding uncharacterized protein, translating into MPPGQIDLPITFGDPSNYRTKILTFEIVGFLGTYHAILGCPCYAKFMAIPNYTYLKLMIPSPGGVITVSTSFQRTYECEVECCNHATAIVASRELAAIKKEVTEEAPDPKKSTRSFKPTEGSKEVLIDPDSSNDKVVRIGTTLSSK